A genomic segment from Salvelinus alpinus chromosome 8, SLU_Salpinus.1, whole genome shotgun sequence encodes:
- the LOC139582797 gene encoding testis development-related protein, protein MFKKSKSKVLVDYASEEDEISWHHQHTYKDKDPEGEDEEEAVSPVSKEVKVKKVKSKKERRDKKMFSSQDDEHFLLTGVTLADRRGSHKKNKEEGKEKNKPILEKGHCFWDSVTMTMRQITPTRKLEKLEGWEPPQLPDQTETPTEEAMEDQSGTRDSPVYFPQALGLPLGLPSWTGLGLEEDSSHYANLSESRDSTAVRWTARAKGKLAGIRRRSRGSVSETWEGFK, encoded by the exons ATGTTCAAGAAAAGCAAAAGCAAAGTGTTGGTGGACTATGCGTCGGAGGAGGACGAAATATCCTGGCATCATCAACACACTTACAAG GATAAGGACCCAGAgggggaggatgaggaagaggcagTGAGTCCTGTATCCAAG GAGGTGAAAGTGAAGAAAGTCAAGtccaagaaggagaggagggataaGAAGATGTTTTCTTCTCAGGATGACGAGCACTTCCTACTGACAGGGGTCACACTGGCCGACCGCAGAGG GTCCCACAAGAAGAacaaggaggaagggaaggagaagaACAAGCCAATCTTAGAGAAGGGCCACTGCTTCTGGGACAGCGTCACCATGACGATGAGGCAGATCACGCCCACCAGGAAACTGGAAAAGCTGGAGGGCTGGGAGCCGCCGCAGTTGCCCGACCAAACAGAGACACCCACCGAGGAGGCAATGGAGGATCAGAGTGGGACCAGGGACTCGCCTGTGTACTTCCCCCAGGCCCTGGGGCTCCCGCTGGGGCTGCCCTCCTGGACAGGTCTGGGTCTAGAGGAAGACTCGTCGCACTACGCCAACCTGTCAGAATCACGGGATTCCACGGCCGTCAGGTGGACGGCCCGCGCCAAAGGCAAGCTGGCCGGAATAAGGAGGCGGAGCCGAGGGAGCGTTTCGGAGACATGGGAGGGGTTTAAATAA